A genomic stretch from Halorhodospira halophila SL1 includes:
- the rpoC gene encoding DNA-directed RNA polymerase subunit beta', with protein MRDLLNLFKQPGAQLEDFDAIRIGLASPEMIRSWSYGEVKKPETINYRTFKPERDGLFCAKIFGPVKDYECLCGKYKRLKHRGVVCEKCGVEVTVAKVRRERMGHIDLASPVAHIWFLKSLPSRIGLLLDMTLRDVERVLYFEAYIVIEPGMTPLEQGQLLTDEQYLEAVEEHGDEFDARMGAEAVLEILKGMDLEAEARRLRDDIEATGSESKIKRLSKRLKLLEAFLESGNKPEWLIMTVLPVLPPDLRPLVPLDGGRFATSDLNDLYRRVINRNNRLKRLLELAAPDIIVRNEKRMLQESVDALLDNGRRGRAITGTNKRPLKSLADMIKGKQGRFRQNLLGKRVDYSGRSVIVVGPTLRLHQCGLPKRMALELFKPFIFSKLQRRGLATTIKAAKKMVERETGEVWDILDEVIREHPVLLNRAPTLHRLGIQAFEPVLIEGKAIQLHPLVCTAYNADFDGDQMAVHVPLSLEAQLESRAMMMSTNNILSPASGEPIIVPSQDVVLGIYYMTRERVNARGEGMRLAGVEEVHRAYQTGAAELGARVEVRIRERVFDDSGEMVERVQRRQTTIGRALLFDIVPDGLPFEAVDRELDKKGVSGLVNACYRRVGLKGTVVFADQLMYTGFFYSTKAGVSIGVDDMEVPTDKEEALRSAEEEVREIEDQYASGLVTSGERYNKVVDIWAHTNDQVAGAMMEKMGKETVVDAEGNETEQKSLNSIFIMADSGARGSAAQIRQLAGMRGLMAKPDGSIIETPITANFREGLNVLQYFISTHGARKGLADTALKTANSGYLTRRLVDVSQDLVVTEEDCGTTDGLVQTPIIEGGDVVETLAERVLGRVVAEDVAVPGSTDIAVEAGTLLDEDWVERLERMGVDEIKVRSAVTCETRHGVCAKCYGRDLARGHGVNIGEAVGVIAAQSIGEPGTQLTMRTFHIGGAASRAAAVSQVEVRNTGKARLHNIKTVQHHSGSYVAVSRSGELTVMDEYGRERERYKIPYGAVLSVGDEDPVEAGQVVANWDPHTHPIVTEVDGYVRFHDFVEGVTVQREVDEVTGLSSLVVTDPKSRGTGEHKRQVTNANGKVTEERVAYKDLRPMIKLVDGDGNDLNIAGTQIPAHYYLPAGAIVSLEDNAEVRVGDALARIPQEASKTRDITGGLPRVADLFEARKPKEPAILAEASGTVGFGKETKGKQRLIITKADGETHEELIPKWRNVTVFEGEHVEKGETIADGEPNPHDILRLLGVTKLAEYIVQEIQDVFRLQGVGINDKHIEVIVRQMLRKTIVSDPGDSLHLKGEQVDRAKLLEENEQLQAQDKQPAQWEPSLLGITKASLSTESFISAASFQETTRVLTEAATRGIRDDLRGLKENVIVGRLIPAGTGFAYHAARRQEAPAPAATPEQQAEEVFASLGQGEGEGPSPSDEASGPEVE; from the coding sequence ATGAGAGATCTTCTCAACCTTTTCAAGCAGCCGGGTGCTCAGCTGGAGGACTTCGATGCGATTCGGATCGGGCTGGCATCGCCCGAGATGATCCGCTCCTGGTCCTACGGCGAGGTCAAGAAGCCGGAGACCATCAACTACCGCACCTTCAAGCCGGAGCGTGACGGGCTCTTCTGCGCCAAGATCTTCGGCCCGGTGAAGGACTACGAGTGCCTGTGCGGCAAGTACAAGCGCCTCAAGCACCGCGGCGTGGTCTGTGAGAAGTGCGGCGTCGAGGTGACCGTCGCCAAGGTACGGCGCGAGCGCATGGGCCATATCGACCTGGCCAGCCCCGTGGCGCACATCTGGTTCCTCAAGAGCCTGCCGTCGCGCATCGGCCTGCTGCTGGACATGACCCTACGCGACGTCGAGCGGGTGCTCTACTTCGAGGCGTACATCGTCATCGAGCCCGGCATGACGCCGCTCGAGCAGGGGCAGCTGCTCACCGACGAGCAGTACCTGGAGGCGGTCGAGGAGCACGGCGACGAGTTCGACGCCCGCATGGGCGCCGAGGCGGTGCTCGAGATCCTCAAGGGCATGGACCTGGAGGCCGAGGCTCGGCGTCTGCGCGACGACATCGAGGCCACCGGCTCTGAGTCCAAGATCAAGCGCCTGTCCAAGCGGCTCAAGCTCCTCGAGGCCTTCCTTGAGTCGGGGAACAAGCCCGAGTGGCTGATCATGACCGTCCTGCCCGTGCTGCCGCCGGACCTGCGGCCGCTGGTGCCCCTCGACGGCGGCCGGTTCGCCACGTCGGACCTCAACGACCTCTACCGGCGGGTGATCAACCGCAACAACCGCCTCAAGCGGCTGCTCGAACTGGCCGCGCCGGACATCATCGTGCGCAACGAGAAGCGCATGCTCCAGGAGTCCGTCGACGCCCTGCTCGACAACGGTCGCCGCGGCCGGGCGATCACGGGCACCAACAAGCGCCCGCTCAAGTCCCTGGCCGACATGATCAAGGGCAAGCAGGGTCGCTTCCGCCAGAACCTGCTGGGCAAGCGTGTCGACTACTCCGGCCGCTCGGTCATCGTCGTCGGCCCTACCCTGCGCCTGCACCAGTGTGGTCTGCCCAAGCGCATGGCCCTGGAGCTGTTCAAGCCGTTCATCTTCTCCAAGCTGCAGCGCCGCGGCCTGGCCACCACCATCAAGGCGGCCAAGAAGATGGTCGAGCGCGAGACCGGCGAGGTCTGGGACATCCTCGACGAGGTCATCCGCGAGCACCCGGTGCTGCTCAACCGCGCGCCGACGCTCCACCGCCTGGGTATCCAGGCCTTCGAGCCGGTGCTCATCGAGGGCAAGGCCATCCAGCTCCACCCGCTGGTGTGCACCGCCTACAACGCCGACTTCGACGGCGACCAGATGGCGGTCCACGTGCCGCTGTCGCTCGAGGCGCAGCTCGAGTCCCGGGCGATGATGATGTCCACCAACAACATCCTCTCGCCGGCCTCGGGCGAGCCGATCATCGTCCCCTCCCAGGACGTGGTGCTCGGCATCTATTACATGACCCGCGAGCGCGTAAACGCCCGCGGCGAAGGCATGCGCCTGGCCGGCGTCGAAGAGGTTCACCGCGCCTACCAGACCGGCGCCGCGGAACTCGGCGCGCGGGTCGAGGTGCGCATCCGCGAGCGGGTCTTCGACGACAGCGGTGAGATGGTCGAGCGCGTTCAGCGCCGGCAGACCACCATCGGCCGGGCCCTGCTGTTCGACATCGTGCCGGACGGTCTGCCCTTCGAGGCCGTCGACCGTGAGCTCGACAAGAAAGGCGTCTCGGGGCTGGTGAACGCCTGCTACCGCCGCGTCGGCCTGAAGGGCACGGTGGTCTTCGCTGACCAGCTGATGTACACCGGCTTCTTCTATTCCACCAAGGCCGGCGTCTCCATCGGTGTCGACGACATGGAGGTGCCCACCGACAAGGAAGAGGCCCTGCGCTCGGCCGAGGAAGAGGTCCGCGAGATCGAGGACCAGTACGCCTCGGGCCTGGTCACCAGCGGCGAGCGTTACAACAAGGTCGTCGACATCTGGGCGCACACCAACGACCAGGTGGCTGGCGCCATGATGGAGAAGATGGGCAAGGAGACGGTCGTCGATGCCGAGGGCAACGAGACCGAGCAGAAGTCGCTCAACTCCATCTTCATCATGGCCGACTCCGGCGCCCGTGGTTCGGCGGCGCAGATCCGTCAGCTCGCCGGCATGCGCGGCCTGATGGCCAAGCCGGACGGCTCGATCATCGAGACGCCGATCACCGCCAACTTCCGCGAGGGCCTCAACGTCCTGCAGTACTTCATCTCCACCCACGGCGCCCGTAAGGGTCTGGCCGACACGGCGCTAAAGACCGCCAACTCCGGCTACCTGACCCGCCGCTTGGTGGACGTCTCCCAGGACCTGGTGGTCACCGAGGAAGACTGCGGCACCACCGATGGGTTGGTGCAGACCCCGATCATTGAGGGCGGCGACGTGGTCGAGACCCTCGCTGAGCGGGTGCTGGGCCGCGTGGTGGCCGAGGACGTGGCCGTACCGGGGAGCACCGACATCGCCGTCGAGGCCGGGACGCTGCTCGACGAGGACTGGGTCGAGCGCCTCGAGCGCATGGGCGTCGACGAGATCAAGGTCCGCTCCGCGGTCACCTGTGAGACCCGTCACGGCGTCTGCGCCAAGTGCTACGGCCGCGACCTGGCCCGTGGCCACGGCGTGAACATCGGCGAGGCCGTCGGCGTCATCGCCGCGCAGTCCATCGGCGAGCCGGGTACGCAGCTGACCATGCGGACCTTCCACATTGGCGGCGCCGCCTCGCGGGCGGCCGCGGTCTCCCAGGTGGAGGTGCGCAACACCGGTAAGGCGCGACTGCACAACATCAAGACCGTGCAGCACCACTCCGGCAGCTACGTGGCCGTGTCGCGCTCCGGCGAGCTCACCGTCATGGACGAGTACGGCCGCGAGCGGGAGCGCTACAAGATCCCCTACGGCGCCGTGCTCAGCGTCGGCGACGAGGACCCGGTGGAGGCCGGGCAGGTGGTGGCCAACTGGGACCCCCATACCCACCCGATCGTCACCGAGGTGGACGGCTACGTGCGCTTCCACGACTTCGTCGAGGGCGTCACGGTCCAGCGCGAGGTCGACGAGGTCACCGGCCTGTCGAGCCTGGTGGTCACCGACCCGAAGAGCCGGGGCACCGGCGAGCACAAGCGTCAGGTCACCAACGCCAACGGCAAGGTCACCGAGGAGCGGGTCGCCTACAAGGACCTGCGGCCGATGATCAAGCTGGTCGACGGTGACGGCAACGACCTGAACATCGCCGGTACGCAGATCCCGGCCCACTACTACCTGCCGGCCGGGGCCATCGTCTCGCTCGAGGACAACGCCGAGGTGCGCGTGGGTGACGCCCTGGCGCGTATCCCGCAAGAGGCGTCCAAGACGCGTGACATCACCGGTGGTCTGCCGCGGGTGGCCGACCTGTTCGAGGCGCGTAAGCCGAAGGAGCCGGCGATCCTCGCCGAGGCCTCCGGCACCGTCGGCTTCGGCAAGGAGACCAAGGGCAAGCAGCGGCTGATCATCACCAAGGCCGACGGCGAGACCCACGAGGAGCTCATCCCGAAGTGGCGGAACGTCACCGTCTTTGAGGGCGAGCACGTGGAGAAGGGCGAGACCATCGCCGATGGCGAGCCCAACCCCCACGACATCCTGCGGCTGCTCGGCGTGACCAAGCTCGCCGAGTACATCGTCCAGGAGATCCAGGACGTCTTCCGCCTCCAGGGTGTGGGCATCAACGACAAGCACATCGAGGTGATCGTCCGGCAGATGCTGCGCAAGACCATCGTCTCCGATCCGGGCGACTCGCTGCACCTCAAGGGCGAGCAGGTGGATCGGGCGAAGCTGCTCGAAGAGAACGAGCAACTCCAGGCGCAGGACAAGCAGCCGGCGCAGT
- the rpoB gene encoding DNA-directed RNA polymerase subunit beta: MAYSFTEKKRIRKDFGKLPNILDVPYLLATQVDSYRQFLQDEVSEDARDTEVGLEGAFRSVFPIQSHSGNAELQYVSYRIGDPPFEVKECQSRGLTYAAPLRMLVRLALYDKEGGGVKDIKEQEVYMGEMPLMTSTGTFVVNGTERVIVNQLHRSPGVFFDHDKGKSHSSGKLLFSARVIPYRGSWLDFEFDPKDTIYVRIDRRRKLPATILLRALGYTPEEILYAFFDTDRFHLGSGNKVVLDLVPERLRGETASFDIVAGGETIVEAGRRVTARHVKQLQKSGVEQLEVPEDYLTGKIIAHDVIDPATGEILAEANTTLTPEITQSLFDAGIREIETLFVNDLDRGPYMSTTLAADATRSQMEALVEIYRMMRPGEPPTKDAAENLFHTLFFTSDRYDLSPVGRMKFNLRVGRDEVRGPGILYDGKYFAGLGNADKEADDLIEQYGESSDILDVLRELIDIRNGNGQVDDIDHLGNRRVRSVGEMAENVFRVGLVRVERAVKERLSLAESEGLMPQELINAKPVAAAIKEFFGSSQLSQFMDQNNPLSEVTHKRRISALGPGGLTRERAGFEVRDVHPTHYGRVCPIETPEGPNIGLINSLAVYARANRYGFLETAYRKVVDGQVTDQVEYLSAIEESRYVIAQANARVDESGYLADDLISCRHQNEFTMATADRVQYMDVSPRQIVSVAASLVPFLEHDDANRALMGANMQRQAVPTLRADKPLVGTGMERTVARDSGVIVTAERGGVVEQVDSGRIVVRVDDEETTPGEPGVDIYSLTKYTRSNQNTCFSQKPLVHVGDRVARGDALADGPSTDMGELALGQNMLVAFMPWNGYNFEDSILISEKLVKEDRYTSVHIEELTCVARDTKLGSEEITSDIPNVSESALSRLDESGIVYIGAEVKAGDILVGKVTPKGETQLTPEEKLLRAIFGEKASDVKDTSLRVPTGMDGTVIDVQVFTRDGVEKDERARAIEREEIARVRKDLDDEARIFEDDAYARLEKLLVGKVAEGGPKGLGSGAEVTEAYLQDLPRERWFEIRMRDEAVNQQLEAVRHQLETQRDRFERRFQEKKEKITAGDDLSPGVLKTVKVHLAVKRRLQPGDKFAGRHGNKGVISMIVPEEDMPYMDDGTPVEVVLSPLGVPSRMNVGQVLETHLGWAARGLGHQIGQMLEQQADAEALRGYLSEIYDASGRKEELETLSEEELQELCHNLKGGVPAATPVFDGANEGEIKRWLKLAGLPESGQTTLYDGRTGDAFDRPITVGYMYMLKLNHLVDDKVHARATGPYSLVTQQPLGGKAQFGGQRFGEMEVWALEAYGAAYTLQEMLTVKSDDVSGRTKMYKNIVDGDHRMEAGMPESFNVLVKEIRSLGINIELERDD; this comes from the coding sequence ATGGCCTATTCGTTCACCGAGAAGAAGCGCATCCGCAAGGACTTCGGGAAGCTCCCGAACATCCTCGATGTCCCCTACCTGCTGGCGACCCAGGTCGACTCGTACCGGCAATTCCTGCAGGACGAGGTCAGCGAAGACGCGCGCGACACCGAGGTAGGCCTCGAGGGCGCGTTCCGGTCGGTCTTCCCGATCCAGAGCCACTCCGGGAATGCCGAGCTGCAGTACGTCTCGTACCGCATCGGTGATCCGCCGTTCGAGGTCAAGGAGTGCCAGAGCCGGGGCCTGACCTACGCCGCGCCGCTGCGCATGCTGGTGCGCCTGGCGCTGTACGACAAGGAAGGCGGCGGCGTGAAGGACATCAAGGAGCAGGAGGTCTACATGGGGGAGATGCCCCTGATGACCTCCACCGGGACCTTCGTGGTCAACGGTACCGAGCGCGTGATCGTCAACCAGCTGCACCGCTCGCCGGGTGTCTTCTTCGACCACGACAAGGGCAAGAGCCACTCCTCCGGCAAGCTGCTCTTCTCGGCGCGGGTGATCCCGTACCGCGGCTCCTGGCTCGACTTCGAGTTCGATCCCAAGGACACCATCTACGTGCGCATCGACCGGCGCCGCAAGCTGCCGGCGACGATCCTGCTGCGCGCCCTCGGTTATACCCCCGAGGAGATCCTCTACGCCTTCTTCGACACCGACCGCTTCCACCTAGGCAGCGGCAACAAGGTCGTGCTCGACCTGGTGCCCGAGCGCCTGCGCGGCGAGACCGCCAGCTTCGACATCGTCGCCGGCGGCGAGACCATCGTCGAGGCCGGGCGCCGGGTCACCGCGCGCCACGTCAAGCAGCTGCAGAAGTCGGGCGTCGAGCAGCTCGAGGTGCCCGAGGACTACCTCACCGGCAAGATCATCGCCCACGACGTGATCGACCCGGCTACCGGCGAGATCCTGGCCGAGGCCAACACCACGCTGACACCGGAGATCACCCAGTCGCTGTTCGACGCCGGCATCCGCGAGATCGAAACCCTGTTCGTCAACGATCTCGACCGCGGCCCGTACATGTCCACCACCCTGGCCGCCGACGCCACGCGCAGCCAGATGGAGGCGCTGGTCGAAATCTACCGCATGATGCGTCCCGGCGAGCCGCCGACCAAGGACGCCGCGGAGAACCTCTTCCACACCCTGTTCTTCACCAGCGACCGCTACGACCTGTCGCCGGTGGGGCGGATGAAGTTCAACCTGCGGGTTGGCCGCGACGAGGTGCGGGGTCCGGGCATCCTCTATGACGGCAAGTACTTCGCCGGCCTGGGCAACGCCGACAAAGAGGCGGACGATCTCATCGAGCAGTACGGTGAGAGCTCCGACATCCTCGACGTGCTCCGCGAGCTCATCGACATCCGCAACGGCAACGGCCAGGTGGACGACATCGACCACCTCGGCAACCGTCGCGTGCGTTCGGTGGGCGAGATGGCCGAGAACGTCTTCCGCGTCGGCCTGGTCCGGGTCGAGCGCGCGGTCAAGGAGCGCCTGTCGCTGGCCGAGAGCGAGGGGCTGATGCCCCAGGAGCTGATCAACGCCAAGCCGGTGGCCGCAGCCATCAAGGAGTTCTTCGGCTCCTCGCAGCTGTCGCAGTTCATGGACCAGAACAACCCGCTCTCCGAGGTCACCCACAAGCGGCGGATCTCGGCGCTGGGTCCGGGCGGCCTGACCCGCGAGCGGGCCGGCTTCGAGGTCCGCGACGTGCACCCGACCCACTACGGCCGGGTCTGCCCGATCGAGACGCCGGAGGGGCCGAATATCGGCCTGATCAACTCCCTGGCCGTCTACGCCCGGGCCAACCGCTACGGCTTTCTGGAGACCGCCTACCGCAAGGTGGTCGACGGCCAGGTCACCGACCAGGTCGAGTACCTGTCGGCGATCGAGGAGTCGCGTTATGTCATCGCTCAGGCCAACGCCCGGGTCGATGAGAGCGGCTACCTGGCCGACGACCTGATCTCCTGCCGGCACCAGAACGAGTTCACTATGGCGACGGCGGACCGCGTCCAGTACATGGACGTCTCGCCGCGGCAGATCGTCTCGGTGGCCGCCTCGCTGGTGCCGTTCCTCGAGCACGACGACGCCAACCGCGCCCTGATGGGGGCGAACATGCAGCGCCAGGCGGTGCCGACGCTGCGCGCCGACAAGCCCCTGGTGGGCACCGGCATGGAGCGCACCGTGGCCCGCGACTCCGGCGTCATCGTCACCGCCGAGCGTGGCGGCGTGGTCGAGCAAGTCGACTCGGGCCGGATCGTCGTGCGGGTGGATGATGAAGAGACCACCCCGGGCGAGCCGGGCGTCGACATCTACAGCCTGACCAAGTACACCCGCTCCAACCAGAACACCTGCTTCAGCCAGAAGCCGCTGGTGCATGTCGGGGACCGCGTGGCCCGGGGCGACGCCCTGGCCGACGGGCCGTCGACGGACATGGGCGAGCTGGCCCTGGGCCAGAACATGCTGGTCGCTTTCATGCCGTGGAACGGCTACAACTTCGAGGACTCGATCCTCATCTCCGAGAAGCTGGTCAAGGAGGATCGCTACACCTCCGTCCACATCGAGGAGCTGACCTGCGTCGCCCGGGACACCAAGCTCGGCAGCGAGGAGATCACCTCGGACATCCCCAACGTCTCCGAGTCGGCGCTCTCCCGCCTCGACGAGTCGGGCATCGTCTACATCGGTGCCGAGGTCAAGGCCGGTGACATCCTCGTCGGCAAGGTCACGCCCAAGGGCGAGACCCAGCTCACGCCGGAGGAGAAGCTGCTGCGGGCGATCTTCGGCGAGAAGGCGTCCGACGTGAAGGACACCTCGCTGCGGGTGCCCACCGGCATGGACGGTACCGTCATCGACGTCCAGGTCTTCACCCGCGACGGCGTCGAGAAGGACGAGCGGGCCCGCGCCATCGAGCGCGAGGAGATCGCCCGGGTGCGCAAGGACCTGGACGACGAGGCACGCATCTTCGAGGACGACGCCTACGCCCGCCTCGAGAAGCTGCTCGTCGGCAAGGTCGCCGAGGGTGGTCCCAAGGGGCTCGGCAGCGGTGCCGAGGTCACCGAGGCGTACCTGCAGGACCTGCCGCGGGAGCGCTGGTTCGAGATCCGCATGCGCGACGAGGCGGTCAACCAGCAGCTCGAGGCGGTGCGCCACCAGCTCGAGACCCAGCGGGACCGCTTCGAGCGGCGCTTCCAGGAGAAGAAGGAGAAGATCACCGCCGGTGACGACCTCTCCCCGGGCGTGCTCAAGACCGTCAAGGTCCACCTGGCCGTCAAGCGCCGCCTGCAGCCGGGCGACAAGTTCGCCGGCCGCCACGGCAACAAGGGCGTGATCTCCATGATCGTCCCCGAGGAGGACATGCCCTACATGGACGACGGCACTCCGGTGGAGGTGGTTCTCTCGCCGCTCGGCGTGCCGTCGCGGATGAACGTCGGCCAGGTGCTCGAGACGCACCTCGGCTGGGCGGCGCGTGGGCTGGGCCACCAGATCGGGCAGATGCTTGAGCAGCAGGCCGACGCCGAAGCCCTGCGCGGCTATCTCTCCGAGATCTACGACGCCTCGGGGCGCAAGGAGGAGCTCGAGACCCTCAGCGAGGAGGAACTCCAGGAGCTCTGCCACAATCTCAAAGGTGGGGTGCCTGCGGCGACGCCGGTCTTCGACGGCGCCAACGAGGGCGAGATCAAGCGCTGGCTGAAACTCGCCGGGCTGCCCGAGTCGGGGCAGACCACGCTCTACGACGGGCGGACCGGCGACGCCTTCGACCGGCCGATCACGGTGGGCTATATGTACATGCTCAAGCTCAACCACCTGGTCGACGACAAGGTCCACGCCCGCGCCACCGGCCCGTACTCGCTGGTGACCCAGCAGCCGCTGGGCGGCAAGGCGCAGTTCGGTGGTCAGCGCTTCGGCGAGATGGAGGTCTGGGCGCTGGAGGCGTACGGTGCGGCGTACACGCTGCAGGAGATGCTCACCGTCAAGTCCGACGACGTCAGCGGCCGGACCAAGATGTACAAGAACATCGTCGACGGGGACCACCGCATGGAGGCCGGTATGCCGGAGTCGTTCAACGTCCTGGTCAAGGAGATCCGTTCCCTGGGCATCAACATCGAACTGGAGAGGGACGACTGA
- the rplL gene encoding 50S ribosomal protein L7/L12, whose protein sequence is MAASKDEILESIANMSVMEVVELIEAMEEKFGVTAAAAVAAAPAAGGGGGDEGGAAEEQTEFDVILSSHGDNKVGVIKAVRGVTGLGLKEAKEVVEGCPAPIKEGASKEEADDIKAKLEEAGASVELK, encoded by the coding sequence ATGGCCGCTTCGAAAGACGAGATCCTTGAGTCCATTGCCAACATGAGCGTCATGGAGGTCGTGGAGCTCATCGAGGCGATGGAAGAGAAGTTCGGTGTCACCGCGGCTGCCGCCGTGGCTGCGGCGCCGGCTGCCGGCGGCGGCGGCGGCGACGAGGGCGGCGCCGCCGAGGAGCAGACCGAGTTCGACGTGATCCTCAGCTCCCACGGCGACAACAAGGTCGGCGTCATCAAGGCCGTGCGCGGCGTGACCGGCCTGGGCCTGAAGGAGGCGAAGGAGGTCGTCGAGGGCTGCCCGGCGCCGATCAAGGAAGGCGCCTCGAAGGAAGAGGCCGACGACATCAAGGCCAAGCTGGAAGAGGCGGGGGCGAGCGTCGAGCTCAAGTGA
- the rplJ gene encoding 50S ribosomal protein L10, which yields MGLSLEQKKAMVQEVAAVAQEALTAVSAEYRGLTAGEMDQLRAQAREQGVYLRVVKNTLARRAVAGTEFECMTEGFYGPLLLAFSQDDPGAAARLVRDFRKKNESLVVRNVAFGGTLYGPEHLDRLASLPTRDEALSKLMATMRAPVQKLATTTNEVPGKLVRTLAAVRDAKEAA from the coding sequence ATGGGACTGAGTCTGGAGCAGAAAAAGGCGATGGTGCAGGAGGTGGCTGCGGTGGCCCAAGAGGCCCTGACCGCGGTCTCCGCCGAGTACCGGGGCCTGACTGCCGGGGAGATGGACCAGCTGCGCGCCCAGGCGCGTGAGCAGGGCGTCTACCTCCGTGTGGTCAAGAATACCCTGGCCCGGCGGGCAGTTGCCGGCACCGAGTTCGAATGCATGACCGAAGGCTTCTACGGGCCGCTCCTGCTGGCGTTCTCGCAGGACGACCCGGGTGCGGCGGCGCGCCTGGTGCGCGACTTCCGCAAGAAGAACGAGAGCTTGGTCGTGCGCAACGTGGCGTTCGGCGGCACGCTTTACGGCCCCGAGCACCTCGACCGGTTGGCCAGCCTGCCGACCCGCGACGAGGCCCTGTCGAAGCTCATGGCGACCATGCGTGCCCCGGTCCAGAAGCTCGCCACCACCACCAACGAGGTGCCGGGCAAGCTGGTTCGGACCCTGGCTGCCGTGCGCGACGCCAAAGAGGCCGCCTGA
- the rplA gene encoding 50S ribosomal protein L1, translating to MAKLTKRQKQIRERVDGNHAYPVDEALALVKELATARFPESIDVAVNLGVDPRKSDQIVRGSTVLPNGTGKSMRVAVFAQGENADAAQAEGADAVGMDDLAERMQGGELDYDVVIASPDAMGVVGKLGPVLGPRGLMPNPKTGTVSADVAGAVRNAKAGQVRYRTDRGGVIHSAIGRANFDEQALRENLDALLADLNKLKPSTSKGVYIKGITVSSTMGAGVRVDRATLGV from the coding sequence ATGGCCAAGCTGACCAAGCGGCAGAAGCAGATTCGCGAGCGCGTGGACGGCAACCACGCCTACCCGGTGGATGAGGCCCTGGCCCTGGTGAAGGAGCTGGCCACGGCGCGTTTCCCGGAGAGCATCGACGTGGCGGTCAACCTCGGCGTCGACCCGCGGAAGTCGGATCAGATCGTCCGCGGCTCCACCGTCCTGCCCAACGGCACCGGCAAGTCCATGCGCGTCGCCGTGTTCGCCCAGGGCGAGAACGCCGACGCCGCACAGGCCGAGGGTGCCGATGCCGTCGGCATGGACGACCTGGCCGAGCGCATGCAGGGCGGCGAGCTGGACTACGACGTGGTCATCGCCTCCCCCGACGCCATGGGTGTGGTCGGCAAGCTCGGCCCGGTCCTCGGCCCGCGTGGCCTGATGCCGAACCCGAAGACGGGTACCGTCTCCGCCGACGTGGCCGGTGCCGTGCGCAACGCCAAGGCCGGTCAGGTGCGCTACCGCACCGACCGTGGCGGCGTCATCCACTCCGCCATTGGCCGCGCCAACTTCGACGAGCAGGCGCTGCGCGAGAACCTCGACGCGCTGCTCGCCGACCTGAACAAGCTCAAGCCGAGCACCTCCAAGGGGGTCTACATCAAGGGCATCACCGTGTCCTCGACGATGGGCGCGGGTGTCCGCGTCGACAGGGCCACCCTCGGGGTGTAA
- the rplK gene encoding 50S ribosomal protein L11: protein MAKKIEAYIKLQVPAGQANPSPPVGPALGQHGLNIMEFCKAFNAQTQEMEGGLPIPVVITVYSDRSFTFVTKTPPAPVLLLKAIGAKGGSGTPNTKKVGTVQRDQLEEIARTKWPDLNASDMDAAVRSIAGTARSMGIDVEGV from the coding sequence ATGGCGAAGAAGATCGAAGCCTACATCAAGCTGCAGGTCCCCGCCGGGCAGGCCAACCCGAGCCCGCCGGTGGGTCCCGCCCTCGGTCAGCACGGCCTGAACATCATGGAGTTCTGTAAGGCGTTCAACGCCCAGACCCAGGAGATGGAAGGGGGGCTGCCGATCCCGGTGGTGATCACGGTCTACTCCGACCGCAGCTTCACCTTTGTGACCAAGACCCCGCCGGCCCCGGTCCTTCTGCTCAAGGCTATCGGCGCCAAGGGCGGCTCCGGCACGCCGAACACCAAGAAGGTCGGCACCGTCCAGCGCGACCAGCTCGAGGAAATCGCCCGGACCAAGTGGCCGGACTTGAACGCCTCCGATATGGACGCGGCGGTGCGCTCCATCGCCGGTACCGCGCGGAGCATGGGCATCGACGTGGAGGGGGTCTAA
- the nusG gene encoding transcription termination/antitermination protein NusG, which produces MALRWYVIHAYSGFEKQVQRSLQERIRRAGMEDKFGEILVPTEEVVEMREGQKRKSERKFFPGYVLVQMELDDDTWHLVKEVPRVMGFIGGRPDRPAPISDREAEQILSRVREGAEKPRPKVLFEVGEIVRVTDGPFTDFNGAVEEVNYEKSRLRVAVLIFGRSTPVELEFSQVEKT; this is translated from the coding sequence ATGGCACTGCGCTGGTACGTAATCCACGCCTATTCGGGCTTCGAGAAGCAGGTTCAGCGTTCCCTTCAGGAGCGCATCCGGCGCGCTGGCATGGAAGACAAGTTCGGCGAGATCCTCGTGCCCACCGAGGAGGTCGTCGAGATGCGCGAGGGGCAGAAGCGCAAGAGCGAGCGCAAGTTCTTCCCCGGCTACGTCCTCGTGCAGATGGAGCTCGACGACGATACCTGGCACCTGGTCAAAGAGGTCCCGCGGGTGATGGGGTTCATCGGTGGTCGTCCGGACCGCCCGGCTCCCATCTCGGATCGCGAGGCCGAGCAGATCCTCAGCCGGGTCCGCGAGGGCGCCGAGAAGCCGCGGCCCAAGGTCCTGTTTGAGGTCGGTGAGATCGTGCGGGTCACCGACGGCCCGTTTACCGACTTCAACGGCGCGGTGGAAGAGGTCAACTACGAGAAGAGCCGTCTGCGCGTGGCAGTGCTCATCTTCGGCCGCTCCACGCCCGTCGAGCTCGAGTTCAGCCAGGTCGAAAAAACGTAA